The following proteins come from a genomic window of Pseudodesulfovibrio sp. S3:
- the lepB gene encoding signal peptidase I has translation MAESHDIKQELMKPRRPWLAGLLSLVATGLGQVYNGQWKKGAGFFAAEVFVTTTMIRFWADFGSMLLCLAILFGYNLFVAGEAFASARKQGGYTLQPYNRWWVYGLCLLVSAFSGVVLEKVIEGHFYKAYKAPSGSMLPTILTGDRFMVEVLSDDDSVERGYIVIFSSPETDGKDFVKRIVGLPGETVEIRDKVVFINGQPLEEPYARHTKLDMFPMRDNFGPFILGADEYFVLGDNREDSYDSRWLGPVKRDRIMGRARYVYFPAEFGVDGWSERLGMEYE, from the coding sequence ATGGCCGAATCACATGATATTAAACAGGAACTGATGAAACCCCGCCGGCCCTGGCTGGCCGGGTTGCTTTCCCTCGTGGCCACAGGATTGGGGCAGGTCTACAACGGGCAGTGGAAGAAGGGTGCCGGTTTTTTTGCAGCCGAGGTGTTTGTCACCACGACCATGATCCGGTTCTGGGCCGATTTCGGGTCCATGCTTTTATGCCTGGCCATCCTGTTCGGTTACAATCTTTTCGTGGCGGGTGAAGCCTTTGCCTCGGCCCGAAAGCAGGGCGGCTACACGCTGCAGCCCTATAACCGGTGGTGGGTGTACGGACTGTGCCTCCTTGTCAGTGCCTTTTCCGGGGTGGTTCTGGAGAAGGTGATCGAAGGCCATTTCTACAAGGCCTACAAGGCGCCGTCAGGCTCCATGCTGCCCACTATCCTGACAGGCGACCGTTTCATGGTGGAGGTGCTTTCCGATGACGATTCCGTTGAGCGGGGGTATATCGTGATTTTTTCCTCACCGGAAACCGATGGAAAGGACTTTGTAAAGCGGATCGTGGGTCTGCCGGGAGAAACCGTGGAGATTCGGGACAAGGTGGTGTTCATCAACGGTCAGCCCCTTGAGGAACCCTATGCCCGACACACCAAACTCGACATGTTTCCCATGCGCGACAATTTCGGGCCGTTCATCCTTGGTGCGGACGAATACTTCGTACTCGGCGACAACCGTGAAGACAGCTATGATTCGCGTTGGCTGGGGCCGGTCAAAAGAGACCGGATCATGGGGAGAGCCCGGTATGTCTATTTCCCGGCGGAGTTCGGGGTGGACGGCTGGTCGGAGCGGCTGGGGATGGAATATGAATGA